In the genome of Mauremys mutica isolate MM-2020 ecotype Southern chromosome 8, ASM2049712v1, whole genome shotgun sequence, one region contains:
- the LDLRAD1 gene encoding low-density lipoprotein receptor class A domain-containing protein 1, giving the protein MALPSISFLELSHQPKGASFPDTEGRKMKNGLRRARVEGWAFPKCPWASLLPRQALGALHALQREQSQAGDKHSQKSYTNALWQLPSAVAATRSFGGISFDSTKSSEERDRCQECSACLSCTRRCLCISIIALLALGVIGAVIGFAVTFGLPPPTPVNRLCVTSGNQTGFLCDDRVTCLPASQICNSIRECANGEDEQEKLCNDLPSNLPGYLIFRCSNPVYWIYADQKCNGANDCGDCSDEKGTLANCPPCGTQWWSCTPVFFEYCTCIPRALCRDRIQHCSDWSDEYACNR; this is encoded by the exons ATGGCGCTGCCATCTATTTCCTTTCTAGAACTTTCCCACCAACCAAAGGGAGCGTCTTTCCCTGACACTGAAGGCAGAAAGATGAAAAATGGACTCAGACGGGCAAGGGTAGAAGGATGGGCTTTTCCAAAGTGCCCCTGGGCCTCTCTGCTCCCACGGCAGGCATTGGGAGCGTTACACGCACTTCAACGGGAGCAGAGTCAGGCCGGTGACAAGCACTCCCAGAAATCCTACACCAACGCCCTGTGGCAGTTACCTAGTGCGGTTGCAGCCACA AGAAGTTTTGGTGGAATCTCATTTGACTCAACAAAGTCCTCTGAAGAAAGAG ATCGCTGCCAGGAATGCAGTGCATGTTTAAGTTGTACTCGAAGATGCCTCTGTATCTCCATTATTGCACTGCTTGCACTCGGCGTCATAGGTGCTGTCATTGGTTTTGCCGTCACCTTTGGACTCCCGCCACCCACTCCTG TGAACCGTTTGTGTGTGACTTCAGGTAACCAGACTGGCTTTTTGTGTGATGACAGAGTGACTTGCCTTCCAGCCAGTCAGATCTGCAACAGCATCAGAGAGTGTGCTAATGGAGAGGATGAGCAGGAGAAATTATGTA ATGATTTGCCCAGTAACCTTCCAGGATACTTGATCTTCCGCTGCAGCAACCCTGTGTACTGGATCTATGCTGATCAGAAGTGTAATGGTGCGAATGACTGTGGAGACTGTTCTGATGAAAAGGGGACCT TGGCTAACTGCCCTCCTTGCGGGACTCAGTGGTGGAGCTGCACACCGGTGTTTTTCGAGTATTGCACCTGCATTCCCAGGGCCCTCTGCCGAGACAGAATCCAGCACTGCTCAGACTGGTCTGATGAGTATGCCTGCAATAGATGA